Proteins encoded by one window of Chanos chanos chromosome 7, fChaCha1.1, whole genome shotgun sequence:
- the irs4b gene encoding insulin receptor substrate 2-B: MANFTNYQENKADMLMLETQQRAIGTKSGAAAANGDTSAGEPPSSLINIGGVRFHQHLPPSNHQTTQSKEPHHDQQYHYQAQQHLASENHQDSPVRKPSSSSINPVHEDLATTTNQTQATSSAATAIAVNAGTATSDGVDDIRKCGYLRKQKHGHKRFFVLRASSHLGPSRLEYYDSEKKFRNSLRSAAAAANTAGSSAGTAVTASPPKRVIYLYQCFTVNKRADSKNKHLIALYTKDEYFAIVAENEQEQEDWYLALSELMNEGKKGHMDADELDDGYGTVTPGTVFKEVWQVNVKPKGLGQTKNLTGVYRLCLSSKTIHLVKLNSETPCVNLQLMNIRRCGHSESFFFIEVGRSSSIGPGEIWMQVDDSVVAQNMHETILETMKALKAFTEFRPRSKSQSSGSNPMAFITTRRHLGNLPPSQTGLQRRSRTESVVGTPPSSKSSGASGYRFRTSSEGEGTMNRPFRSVTGSLIHLNTARANLGRQEASGASGRHVRALQGTYHARSASLPVSHFPSTTSPVSMSSSSGHGSVSDTLTRPSSASICGSPSDGGFNSSDEYGSSPGDFRYFRVRSNTPDSLGNTPPIREEHCLSDYMAMGWHRDLFTGNSGEGSRDESADEELRSGSLRRRTPSFSRQVGGGSSASVPVYQKMTQTTYSLDEAVADGGSLGSGGQATSSPSSMRSDLSSSSEHSQGRPPALRPADTMKDDGYMPMMAGVVPSPRDSDYMPMQPSPQLSFSPLLQSTASPASQQVDSQGYMMMLPGGVGTGGSSSGGDGSLSQTSPHSGGRVTGRSGPECLENGEYMDMSQNIPVGTRKLSNAAYYALTASEVSKSHSPYFSLPRSYKAPVREQREHDEYVPMSSPAKTVRNSHSATPERSPRLPPGDAPLHNGCGDPDRTDHRVTRPTRLPLSRRSFHGSLQASEQVAAPTSPGEYINIEFSDPPIYPSCPLSTEGSPSATVTSSRDQEESPTHQDYMSVDTDALRPKNHSPRPSLVAPWNPPSYIRPLASSSSSSSQASIGRSDDYTQMTFGLGAESSSPSGMLRLCALEQHYPPSSPLPEPKVIRADPQGRRRHSSETFTTTPAATGTDGADANPSAPNGAQLAEGGKWQSSASFDSVWMCVEGAATADAAATAAMPTEGAETGGSSGRTCHAVSKGYQNGLNYIALDLKEDPGPGNDHDVPPSPSAVAPHPENGAYASIDFTKSEGVAASKD, from the coding sequence ATGGCAAATTTCACAAATTACCAAGAAAACAAAGCCGATATGTTGATGTTGGAGACACAACAGAGGGCTATTGGGACTAAATCTGGGGCTGCGGCGGCCAACGGCGACACCTCTGCCGGGGAACCCCCTTCTTCCCTAATTAATATCGGCGGCGTTCGTTTCCATCAACACTTACCGCCCTCCAACCACCAGACTACCCAGTCAAAGGAACCCCACCACGACCAACAGTACCACTACCAAGCACAGCAGCATTTGGCAAGCGAAAATCACCAAGATTCACCGGTAAGAAAACCCTCGTCTTCTTCTATTAACCCGGTACATGAGGATCTCGCTACTactacaaatcaaacacaagcTACCTCTTCAGCTGCCACTGCAATAGCTGTGAATGCCGGCACCGCTACTTCAGACGGGGTGGATGATATTAGGAAATGCGGATacctgagaaaacagaaacatggccataagaggttttttgttttacgGGCGTCAAGCCATTTGGGGCCCAGTCGACTGGAATACTACGATAGCGAAAAGAAATTTCGAAACAGCCTTCGCTCCGCTGCCGCTGCCGCCAATACTGCCGGCTCATCTGCCGGGACTGCTGTGACCGCCTCTCCCCCGAAAAGAGTGATTTATCTATACCAGTGTTTCACTGTAAACAAAAGGGCGGATTCTAAGAACAAACATCTCATAGCTTTGTATACTAAAGATGAGTACTTTGCTATTGTGGCCGAGAATGAGCAGGAGCAAGAAGACTGGTACTTAGCGCTGAGTGAACTGATGAACGAGGGTAAAAAAGGCCACATGGACGCGGACGAGCTGGACGATGGCTACGGTACAGTGACCCCAGGTACAGTTTTTAAGGAGGTGTGGCAAGTGAATGTAAAACCCAAAGGCTTGGGTCAAACTAAGAATCTGACAGGTGTGTACAGGCTCTGCCTCTCCTCCAAAACCATTCACTTGGTTAAACTGAACTCTGAGACGCCGTGTGTGAACCTGCAGCTCATGAACATCCGGCGCTGTGGGCATTCTGAAAGTTTCTTCTTCATAGAGGTCGGCCGTTCCTCCTCTATAGGGCCCGGGGAGATATGGATGCAAGTTGACGACTCAGTTGTGGCTCAGAACATGCATGAAACCATACTGGAGACAATGAAGGCGTTGAAAGCCTTCACAGAGTTCCGGCCCAGGAGTAAAAGTCAGTCCTCTGGCTCTAACCCCATGGCTTTCATTACCACACGCCGTCACTTGGGTAACCTCCCACCCAGCCAAACGGGGCTCCAGCGGCGGTCACGGACTGAGTCGGTGGTGGGCACACCACCAAGCAGTAAAAGCAGCGGGGCGAGTGGGTACCGCTTTCGCACCTCCAGCGAGGGTGAGGGCACCATGAACCGGCCTTTCCGATCAGTGACAGGGAGTCTCATCCATCTTAACACGGCTCGTGCCAACCTGGGTCGACAGGAGGCCAGTGGAGCCAGTGGGAGGCACGTAAGGGCACTGCAAGGCACCTACCATGCCCGCTCAGCctcactgcctgtctctcactTCCCCTCCACCACCAGCCCAGTCAGCATGTCCAGCAGCAGCGGGCATGGCTCCGTCTCTGACACGCTCACACGCCCCTCTAGTGCCTCCATCTGCGGCTCTCCCAGCGACGGAGGCTTCAACTCCTCAGACGAGTATGGCTCCAGCCCGGGCGACTTCCGATACTTCCGCGTGCGGAGCAACACGCCGGACTCTCTCGGCAACACGCCGCCCATCCGTGAAGAGCACTGCCTAAGTGACTACATGGCCATGGGCTGGCACCGTGACCTGTTTACGGGGAATTCGGGGGAAGGCTCTCGGGACGAGAGCGCGGACGAAGAGCTGAGGTCGGGTTCACTCAGAAGACGTACCCCTTCCTTCTCCAGGCAGGTAGGAGGTGGCTCCAGTGCAAGTGTGCCCGTGTACCAGAAGATGACCCAAACCACTTACTCGCTGGACGAGGCCGTGGCTGATGGGGGTTCACTAGGTAGCGGGGGACAAgccacctcctccccctcctccatgCGCTCTGACCTCAGCTCCAGCTCCGAACACAGCCAGGGCCGCCCCCCAGCCCTGCGGCCTGCTGACACCATGAAAGATGATGGCTACATGCCCATGATGGCCGGCGTGGTCCCCTCCCCCCGCGATTCGGACTACATGCCTATGCAACCCAGTCCTCAGCTCTCCTTTTCGCCGCTGCTCCAGAGCACCGCCTCTCCTGCCTCGCAGCAGGTGGACTCGCAGGGCTACATGATGATGCTCCCGGGTGGAGTTGGTACGGGGGGTAGCAGCAGCGGTGGAGATGGCTCTTTGTCACAGACCAGTCCTCACAGTGGTGGCAGGGTTACGGGTCGCAGTGGCCCCGAGTGTCTTGAGAATGGGGAATACATGGACATGTCCCAGAACATCCCTGTGGGGACACGGAAGCTCTCCAACGCTGCCTACTACGCGCTCACCGCATCCGAGGTGTCCAAGTCTCACAGCCCCTATTTTTCGCTCCCACGCTCATACAAAGCTCCAGTGAGGGAGCAGCGGGAACACGACGAATATGTTCCCATGAGCTCTCCTGCCAAAACTGTCCGGAATTCCCATTCCGCCACTCCCGAGCGGAGCCCCCGGCTCCCACCTGGTGACGCGCCCCTCCATAACGGCTGCGGGGACCCCGATCGGACAGACCATCGTGTCACGCGGCCCACCCGTCTCCCCCTTTCCCGACGTAGCTTCCACGGCTCTCTCCAGGCTAGCGAACAGGTTGCGGCCCCCACCAGCCCCGGTGAGTACATCAACATTGAGTTCAGCGACCCGCCCATATACCCTAGCTGCCCCTTGTCTACAGAAGGGTCCCCCTCTGCCACCGTGACCTCGAGCAGGGACCAGGAGGAGTCTCCCACCCACCAAGACTACATGAGTGTGGACACCGACGCCCTTCGGCCCAAAAACCATTCGCCTCGCCCGTCTTTGGTAGCTCCCTGGAACCCTCCTAGCTACATCCGCCCCctggcttcctcctcctcttcctcctcccagGCGAGCATCGGACGGTCAGATGACTACACGCAGATGACCTTTGGCCTAGGAGCGGAGTCTTCAAGCCCCAGCGGCATGCTCCGCCTGTGTGCGTTGGAACAACACTACCCTCCATCCAGCCCTCTTCCTGAGCCAAAGGTCATCCGCGCCGACCCCCAGGGCAGGCGGAGACACAGCTCGGAGACCTTCACCACGACGCCGGCGGCGACTGGCACGGATGGAGCCGACGCCAACCCCTCTGCGCCCAACGGCGCCCAACTTGCAGAAGGCGGGAAGTGGCAGAGCTCAGCATCATTCGACAGCGTGTGGATGTGCGTGGAAGGGGCGGCGACCGCGGACGCGGCAGCAACAGCAGCCATGCCCACCGAGGGAGCGGAGACGGGCGGCAGCTCTGGGAGGACGTGTCACGCTGTATCCAAGGGTTACCAGAACGGCCTCAACTACATCGCCCTGGACCTGAAAGAGGACCCAGGACCCGGGAACGACCATGATGTACCTCCTTCACCTTCAGCGGTCGCCCCCCACCCAGAGAACGGGGCGTACGCCAGCATAGATTTCACCAAATCAGAAGGGGTGGCAGCCTCGAAag